The nucleotide sequence AATCAGATGAGAAGACGTTTTTAACCATTAAGCGCTATTCTCGCCTTCTACTTCACGATCTTAAAACTTGTGTTAGTCCCAATATCCATACGTTGAGAGATAATGGAGTGCCAGAACCAAATATTGCCGCCATCCTATGTCATTCTGCTCGGATGTTTTTTACTTACCCAGATAAGTTCAGGGAGAGTGTGGAGGAGGTGAAGGAAAAGGGGTTTAACCCTTCTATGTTCACATTTGTTACGGCTGTACGTGCATTGAGGGCAATGAGCAAATTGACATGGAAAAAGAAGATAGATGTCTATAAAAGATGGGGGTGGTCTGAGGAAGTCATTTTAATGGCATTTAGGAGGTTTCCAATTGTTATGACATTGTCTGAGGATAAGATTATGGGGATGATGGATTATTATGTCAATGTACTTGGATTAGAGTCGTCCTTTATTTCTGAGCGCCCAGAACTTCTTGGATACAGCTTGAAGAAGCGAGTTGTTCCGAGGGGTTCAGTTGCTAGAGTTTTGATGTCGAAGGGTCTGGTCAAGGCCAGTAGCTTGACTAGATTGTTTCTATCTAGAGAGAAGTTGTTCCTTGAAAGGTTTGTCTATCGTTATCAAGAAGAAGCTCCTCAGCTGTTGAAGCTTTACACAGAGACATTGGACTTTTCGAGGCAGCTCAAAAAGGAGTAATATTTGGCATTTGAAGGATTCAGACTTTATGATTCACATGTGGTTGTCATTTTACTTGATTTTGTCAGTTCTTTTGGAACATCAGTTTCTCTTGAAGAGTTCATGACTCTAAAGTGGATTCAATTATGAGTTTATGGGGCCTCGATACTGCTGTAAACTTTCTTGCTATAGCCTATTCTCGAAGATTTGTTTAAGATTTCTAATCTAAAGCCTCAGAGGAATGTTTTGATGGGATTATCCCAGAACCATGGATCTTTTGAGTTGACCCGCCATATGTGCTCTAGGCCTTTTCTTAGTGGATATTTTCCAGTTCTTACTCAAAACATTTATCTCGAAGTGCAACATGTCGCAATGTAGTGGTTGAATTTTGGTATATGTTAACTATGGATGCCTgctatttttattcttttgttgtGGCATTTCCTACAAAAGTTTTTATCTTTGTCTTTATGTTTGTACTCTGCAAATGCtagaaaaaggaagaaatacCTGCTGCCatgttaaaataaattattgctGCCAGCTATCCTGAATTTTTTAGCATGAGCAACAGGTATAAGCTATTCCAGGCTATAACTTGTGATTTGCTTTCTTCCACGGAATTAGAATCAACTTTCTCATGGAAGATGATCTTTACTGTCTGGCTTAAGCAACTTACATGAATGCTTGACATgagctttatatatataatgttacaTTTCTTTGATCATGTTGACTGTGCTAATGGTGGTAAACCTGGAGCAGATCCCTCAAGGAGCTTTGATATTGAAGGTTGTATATTTTAGTCATGTGGAAAGGTTGCATACGATATATGGGGATTGACTAATATTCTTTTGCTAAATATTCCACTGCATGAAGCTAGAGTACTAATAAAGCTGGATTTCTAAAGAATTATTCTTTCTGGGTTTATTTGTTCCTTGTTGGACTGTCTAGATTAACCAACTCTCTGTTTGAGAATCCAGATGAACTTGAAGCATTTCACAAACTTAAAGCTAACAGATCAAATGATGAAAGAGTATGACCAAGGCAAGGGCACCTCTTCCTCTAGAAGCATGTCTTGCGAGCTCCTCAGTTCTGGAGTAGATACACTGCTTCTACAGCACTGCCTTGGAAGGCCAAGACAATGGCACTCAAGTAAGACCTGTGATCTTTTTTCATCTTCTAAACTTGAAATCTCCTCCCTTCCTCTGGCCACAACACATGCAGAGGCCAGGACAAAAAAGAAATGAGAGCGCTTGCTTTTGATGTTGATATGGAAGCTGCTCCTATGGAGAGGCACGAGGTTCTGAAGCTTGCTTTTGATGTTGATCAAACAAAAGTCGGTTGCTTTGATCTCATTTGGGCTTCCGAGAAGAAATTGCTGGAAAGGCATTGAaggcactatatatatatatatatagtcatgaATGTATAGGTTTTTAAATATGACAATTAAGGTTTATAGTTTATACATCTAGATTTTCTTTCAATGACATATTTCTCTAATGCTGTATAATAGAgtgaatatatatgtgtgtgtatatatatatatcccgaATTCTCACACGCGGGATCCCGTGAATTTTTTTAAGTGCGGGATACCTTTTTCACTCTTGATTACCAACATTGCACATGTGTGCTTTAATGTGGGCCAGGGTCATTTGATCTGATCAAGGGTTGAAAACCTATCCCGCACTTTAAAAACACTACGGGATCCCGTGTGTGAGAagcgcgcacacacacatatatatagtcttTGTGTATTAATTTATGATTATtgatgtaatttttattttgctaTATATAATTTTCCACAAAGTGTGTATATTTCGCATTCAATTGGATGAACGTGGAGAGGAAGCTTCAATATATTTCTCATTCAGGGAAAAAATCGACTGTAACCCACCACCGTTCACACCCAAAAGCTCAGTAATTCCAAGTATTGTGGTGGGCCTTCAAAGCCTTGGCAACTGGAAGGGCCGTATAAGTCCAATGGGCCGGGTGCATCCCTGACGTTTAAATCGTTGACGTACTTACAAATGAAACGGCGCGTTTAAATGCTCAATGTGAGTCAGGTCCCCAGCTTTCCCCGACCATGCTAGAAACTCTTCAACATTGCTGCAACGGGGGTTTTAGTTTTAGGTCGAAACGGCAATCGAGGGTTTTCTACTGCAATTTGAAATTCGTTTCGTACGAGTTTTTCTTCAAGAATCGGTACGCTTCACTACCTCATTAGCTTAATTTCAAACTTGATGTTTTACTCTCTCTGTAAAACGATTCTCCATGGGAGACGCACTGTTACAGCTTCACCAACACACAATCTGCGTTTTCTTCGATTAATCTCTCTCAAGTGCGTCTCATCTAGTGCAGATAATCACTCATTTGTAGTTTCGTATCTTGTAAACTCATGTGGATTCTCGCCAGAAACGGCTCTGAATGCTTCAAAGCATGTCCACTTTGAGACCCCCGAAAAACCTGATTCTGTAATTGCTTTTCTGAGGAATCATGGTTTAACGGAACCCCAGATCTTCACAGTTATTAA is from Tripterygium wilfordii isolate XIE 37 chromosome 14, ASM1340144v1, whole genome shotgun sequence and encodes:
- the LOC120014521 gene encoding uncharacterized protein LOC120014521, whose amino-acid sequence is MVNFLCKAFLHGRRTITSSSTHELLSPRNPSSLMSLKFISSTANDNSLTVSYLINSCGLSPEAALTVSKNVRFKTLEKPESVLAFLHNHGFSKTQISEVVKKYPEVLGSDPEKTLLPKFEFFKSKGVLRPELVKVLCSHPSILHRSLENQLIPSFEILNDVFKSDEKTFLTIKRYSRLLLHDLKTCVSPNIHTLRDNGVPEPNIAAILCHSARMFFTYPDKFRESVEEVKEKGFNPSMFTFVTAVRALRAMSKLTWKKKIDVYKRWGWSEEVILMAFRRFPIVMTLSEDKIMGMMDYYVNVLGLESSFISERPELLGYSLKKRVVPRGSVARVLMSKGLVKASSLTRLFLSREKLFLERFVYRYQEEAPQLLKLYTETLDFSRQLKKE